One genomic window of Xanthobacter dioxanivorans includes the following:
- a CDS encoding LysR family transcriptional regulator, with product MRHLRVLRYLDEVARCGSIRGAAQKLNVTPSALNRRIMDLEDELDAKLLERRPRGVHLTTAGEVFVRYIREQLGDAERMREQLEDLRGLKRGTVKIACSQALAHDFMPRQIGLFRARYPLIGFQVTVADHERAIQLLASYEVDLVLVFRAPFIARLRPLMSVPQRLVALLPAGHPLAAREQLRLADCTGYPLALPERTLGGRQLIEESIARSGLRFSVAAEANSFELLRGLVAHGGMISFQIEIGALPQAVPAGVVVRRIDSRDLNPADLLLGQLRDRNLPLAGAQFVEHLAAALRALGGSPVAAAERGDRKA from the coding sequence GTGCGGCACCTGAGAGTCCTGCGATATCTCGACGAGGTGGCGCGTTGCGGCTCCATCCGCGGCGCGGCGCAGAAGCTCAACGTCACGCCGTCCGCCCTCAACCGGCGGATCATGGACCTCGAGGACGAGCTCGACGCCAAGCTCCTGGAGCGGCGGCCCCGGGGCGTGCACCTCACCACGGCCGGCGAGGTGTTCGTGCGCTACATCCGCGAGCAGCTCGGCGATGCCGAGCGCATGCGCGAGCAGCTGGAGGACCTGCGCGGCCTGAAGCGCGGCACGGTGAAGATCGCCTGCAGCCAGGCCCTCGCCCACGATTTCATGCCGCGCCAGATCGGCCTTTTCCGCGCCCGCTATCCCCTCATCGGCTTTCAGGTGACCGTCGCCGATCACGAGCGCGCCATCCAGCTGCTGGCGAGCTACGAGGTGGACCTGGTGCTGGTCTTCCGCGCTCCTTTCATCGCCCGGCTGCGGCCCCTCATGAGCGTGCCGCAGCGCCTGGTGGCGCTTCTGCCCGCGGGCCATCCGCTGGCCGCCCGCGAGCAGCTCCGGCTCGCCGACTGCACCGGCTATCCCCTCGCCTTGCCCGAGCGCACGCTGGGGGGCCGGCAGCTCATCGAGGAATCCATCGCGCGTTCGGGGCTGCGCTTTTCCGTGGCGGCGGAGGCTAATTCCTTCGAGCTGCTGCGCGGCCTCGTCGCCCATGGCGGGATGATCTCGTTCCAGATCGAGATCGGCGCCCTGCCGCAGGCGGTGCCCGCGGGCGTCGTGGTCCGCCGGATCGACAGCCGGGACCTCAACCCGGCGGACCTGCTGCTCGGGCAATTGCGGGACCGCAACCTGCCCCTCGCCGGCGCCCAGTTCGTCGAGCACCTGGCGGCGGCCCTCCGGGCCCTGGGAGGATCGCCGGTCGCGGCGGCGGAGCGGGGCGACCGGAAGGCCTGA
- a CDS encoding ABC transporter ATP-binding protein — MRTDAPKISIDGLSKVFSSRSGTVTALDSVSLRIAPGTFCVVVGPSGCGKTTLLRIVAGLEQQSSGNFHIARQDPRKPLNSMVFQGDSIFPWMTVWDNAAYGLKMRGAGRAEIKDVVSHYLDRTGLRRFADYYPHQLSGGMRQRVSIARAFANDPEVLFMDEPFSALDEQNKVLLQEELLRIWEEHKKTVIFITHSVDEAVTLGDQIVVMTAHPGRIKAIVDIDFPRPRNILELRRDPKFGELVFTIWGYLRAEVDLARKASH, encoded by the coding sequence ATGCGGACGGACGCGCCAAAGATTTCCATTGACGGCCTCAGCAAGGTGTTTTCGTCCCGGTCGGGAACCGTCACGGCCCTCGACAGCGTGTCCCTCCGGATCGCGCCGGGCACGTTCTGCGTGGTGGTGGGGCCCTCCGGCTGCGGCAAGACCACCTTGCTGCGCATCGTGGCCGGCCTGGAGCAGCAGTCCTCCGGCAATTTCCACATTGCCCGGCAGGACCCGCGCAAACCGCTCAATTCCATGGTGTTTCAGGGGGACTCCATCTTTCCCTGGATGACGGTCTGGGACAATGCCGCCTATGGCCTGAAGATGCGCGGGGCCGGCAGGGCCGAGATAAAGGACGTCGTCTCCCACTATCTCGACCGGACGGGGCTGCGCCGCTTCGCCGATTACTATCCGCACCAGCTCTCCGGCGGCATGCGCCAGCGCGTGTCCATCGCGCGGGCCTTCGCCAACGATCCGGAAGTCCTGTTCATGGACGAGCCGTTCTCGGCGCTCGACGAGCAGAACAAGGTCCTGTTGCAGGAAGAGCTGCTGCGGATCTGGGAAGAGCACAAGAAGACCGTCATCTTCATCACCCACAGCGTCGACGAGGCGGTGACCCTCGGCGACCAGATCGTCGTCATGACCGCGCACCCCGGACGCATCAAGGCGATCGTCGACATCGACTTCCCGCGGCCGCGCAACATCCTGGAATTGCGGCGGGACCCGAAGTTCGGCGAGCTGGTCTTCACCATCTGGGGCTACCTGCGGGCCGAAGTGGACCTCGCGCGCAAGGCGTCGCACTGA
- a CDS encoding ABC transporter permease, whose protein sequence is MPSLLERHGDRVIGILSPLLLLLVWEGLVRFHFISGMFFPAPTSILATFMRLAGTGELWTNIGVSLRRLFWGFVIGGLPALVLGIVMGLSKPFRLFFNPLVASTYPIPKSALLPLVLLIFGLEENSKIAMVAMGVFYPVLMNSVTGVQQIPKIYFDVGNNFGASRWQTFKTIAVPGAAPFILTGIKLGVGMGLILISIAEMVGATSGLGYMIWNAWQLMDVETMYVGLFIIAFLGFAFTLLLDEAERWLLPWRPA, encoded by the coding sequence ATGCCCTCGCTGCTGGAGCGTCACGGCGACCGGGTCATCGGCATTCTCTCGCCGCTTCTCCTGCTGCTGGTCTGGGAGGGGCTGGTCCGGTTCCATTTCATCAGCGGCATGTTCTTCCCGGCGCCGACCAGCATCCTGGCGACGTTCATGCGACTCGCCGGGACCGGGGAATTGTGGACCAATATCGGCGTGAGCCTCAGGCGCCTGTTCTGGGGCTTCGTCATCGGCGGCCTGCCGGCGCTGGTGCTGGGCATCGTCATGGGCCTGTCGAAGCCCTTCCGGCTCTTCTTCAACCCGCTCGTCGCCTCCACCTATCCGATCCCCAAGAGCGCCCTGCTGCCGCTGGTGCTGCTGATCTTCGGGCTGGAGGAGAATTCCAAGATCGCCATGGTGGCGATGGGGGTCTTTTATCCGGTCCTGATGAATTCCGTGACCGGCGTGCAGCAGATCCCGAAGATCTACTTCGACGTCGGCAACAACTTCGGCGCGAGCCGATGGCAGACGTTCAAGACCATCGCCGTGCCCGGGGCGGCCCCGTTCATCCTCACCGGCATCAAACTCGGCGTCGGCATGGGCCTGATCCTGATCTCCATCGCCGAGATGGTCGGGGCCACCAGCGGACTCGGCTACATGATCTGGAACGCGTGGCAGCTGATGGACGTGGAGACCATGTATGTGGGCCTGTTCATCATCGCCTTCCTC
- a CDS encoding ABC transporter substrate-binding protein, producing the protein MQTRRTALKLLGAGLIASPAVISSARAQGLDSVTLGIPGSVSDGSFFAAIHKGYFKDQGINIVPAAFQAGSQLVAPLGAGQVDAAAGATSAGLYNAVARGIDIKIAADKSSNMPGYCYMALLVRQDHVDSGRYKSFEDLKGFRVAEAGKAGAPGSTLNEAMKKGGLKYDDATHVYNMPYPDMAAALQNKAIDAAIVTEPSSTRARKMGVAVRIPSDLFYPIQNVAPLLCSGKFLKERKEVAQRFMIAYLKGVRFYNDACKDGRLAGPNAEELIQMMVTSSEVKDPQIYREATPNGVDPNGRLNMDSLNKDLAFYKEMKLVAAEVKVEDALDTSFMEAAVKALGPYVPAK; encoded by the coding sequence ATGCAGACGCGACGTACCGCCTTGAAGTTGCTGGGTGCCGGCCTCATCGCATCCCCCGCCGTGATCTCCTCCGCCCGCGCGCAGGGCCTGGACAGCGTCACCCTCGGGATCCCGGGATCGGTGAGCGACGGGTCCTTCTTCGCCGCCATTCACAAGGGCTATTTCAAGGACCAGGGCATCAACATCGTCCCCGCGGCGTTCCAGGCGGGCTCGCAGCTGGTCGCGCCGCTCGGGGCGGGCCAGGTGGACGCTGCGGCGGGCGCGACCTCCGCCGGGCTCTACAATGCGGTGGCGCGCGGCATCGACATCAAGATCGCCGCCGACAAGTCCTCCAACATGCCCGGCTATTGCTACATGGCGCTCCTCGTCCGCCAGGACCATGTGGATTCCGGCCGCTACAAGTCGTTCGAGGACCTGAAGGGCTTCCGCGTCGCCGAGGCGGGCAAGGCCGGCGCGCCGGGCTCGACCCTGAACGAGGCGATGAAAAAGGGCGGGCTGAAGTACGACGACGCCACCCACGTCTACAACATGCCCTATCCGGACATGGCCGCCGCGCTCCAGAACAAGGCGATCGACGCCGCCATCGTCACCGAGCCGTCCTCAACCCGCGCCCGCAAGATGGGCGTCGCCGTGCGCATTCCCTCCGATTTGTTCTACCCGATCCAGAACGTCGCGCCGCTCCTGTGCAGCGGCAAGTTCCTGAAGGAGCGCAAGGAGGTGGCCCAGCGCTTCATGATCGCCTACCTGAAGGGCGTGCGCTTCTACAACGACGCCTGCAAGGACGGCCGGCTCGCCGGGCCCAATGCCGAAGAGCTGATCCAGATGATGGTCACCAGCTCCGAGGTCAAGGATCCGCAGATCTATCGCGAGGCCACGCCCAACGGGGTGGACCCCAACGGCCGGCTGAACATGGACAGCCTGAACAAGGACCTCGCCTTCTACAAGGAGATGAAGCTCGTCGCCGCCGAGGTGAAGGTCGAGGACGCCCTCGACACCTCGTTCATGGAAGCGGCGGTCAAGGCCCTCGGCCCCTACGTCCCGGCCAAATAG